The proteins below are encoded in one region of Serratia symbiotica:
- a CDS encoding RraA family protein, giving the protein MMNKTLTNIRHRLLALDTASVSDALDSIYIAGGIQGIKPQVAGHKIAGPAFTVQYEAYEPEKNTFMNAGTYIDEVPEGAVIVVDNQGRNDCTSWGNILTTKALQKNIAGTVIHGSARDISDIRKMNYPLFAANIFMVSGKNRARIKAVQCGLNINGVKIEPGDWIMGDDNGVLVIPRDNLMEVVLRAENVEKTEHRILSNISEGTKLEDARNALGYAVPWELKG; this is encoded by the coding sequence ATGATGAATAAAACTCTGACCAATATTCGCCATCGCCTGCTGGCTCTGGATACAGCTTCGGTATCAGATGCGCTGGATAGCATTTATATAGCCGGGGGTATTCAGGGCATTAAACCACAGGTAGCGGGGCATAAAATCGCCGGCCCGGCGTTCACGGTTCAGTATGAAGCTTATGAACCGGAGAAAAACACCTTTATGAACGCCGGAACCTATATTGACGAGGTACCGGAAGGAGCGGTTATTGTCGTTGATAATCAGGGCAGGAATGATTGCACCAGTTGGGGTAACATCCTGACCACTAAAGCGTTGCAGAAAAACATTGCGGGCACGGTAATCCACGGTTCTGCAAGGGACATCTCCGATATCCGTAAAATGAATTACCCGCTGTTTGCCGCGAATATTTTTATGGTTTCTGGCAAGAATCGGGCACGCATTAAGGCCGTGCAATGCGGGCTGAATATCAACGGCGTGAAGATAGAGCCTGGCGACTGGATTATGGGCGATGATAACGGGGTATTGGTGATACCGCGCGATAATCTAATGGAAGTGGTCTTACGCGCCGAAAATGTCGAAAAAACGGAACATCGGATCCTCAGCAACATCAGCGAAGGCACAAAGCTTGAAGATGCGCGCAATGCGCTGGGATACGCAGTTCCGTGGGAACTAAAGGGATGA
- a CDS encoding DUF6282 family protein encodes MSHSFFAYWSPRLRFLDVHYHASPDSYRRRYTALEAGQRYAKLKGGVVLKNHLGSVSALATALQHQGLPVFGSIVLNALAGGLSLSAVKQALSQYQFDAAPRLLVHLPTIVRSEHRSALTRTFANKYARENAQQPLSITDDDGRIRPDVEALIEFARYHNIVLSSGHATKGQTLRLIEAVEKAGGCRLMLNQPANPITGFSARELRALGHYSWLYIEQCALTVYLKYQTEEDMYDVLSGVNNVVYSSDLGQPSQPSVGHWLADSEAWFHNAGLADDKIDAVRRLNPLRMLDPQPSPD; translated from the coding sequence ATGAGCCACTCTTTTTTTGCCTACTGGTCACCACGGCTTCGCTTTCTGGACGTTCATTATCATGCCAGCCCGGACAGCTACCGCCGGCGCTACACGGCGCTTGAGGCCGGGCAGCGCTATGCCAAACTGAAGGGCGGCGTAGTGTTGAAAAACCATCTGGGCAGCGTATCCGCTCTGGCCACGGCGCTGCAACATCAGGGGCTGCCGGTGTTTGGCTCAATTGTACTTAATGCCCTTGCCGGTGGGTTAAGTCTCAGTGCGGTAAAACAGGCACTAAGTCAGTATCAGTTCGATGCGGCTCCCCGGCTGCTGGTACACCTGCCAACGATTGTCCGCAGCGAGCACCGGAGCGCGTTAACGCGGACGTTCGCTAACAAATATGCTCGTGAAAATGCGCAGCAACCGTTATCTATTACCGATGACGATGGCAGAATTCGCCCCGATGTTGAGGCGCTGATCGAGTTTGCACGATATCACAATATCGTGCTTTCTTCAGGGCATGCGACGAAAGGGCAGACCTTACGCCTGATTGAGGCGGTGGAGAAAGCTGGCGGCTGTCGGTTAATGCTGAATCAACCGGCTAATCCCATCACCGGGTTTTCCGCTCGCGAACTCAGAGCGCTGGGGCACTATAGTTGGCTTTACATCGAACAATGCGCCCTCACCGTCTACCTTAAATACCAGACAGAAGAAGATATGTATGACGTGCTGTCGGGCGTTAACAATGTTGTGTACAGCTCCGATCTTGGTCAGCCGAGCCAGCCGAGCGTTGGCCACTGGCTGGCCGACAGTGAAGCCTGGTTTCACAACGCGGGGTTGGCGGACGATAAGATAGACGCGGTTAGGCGGCTCAACCCTCTCAGGATGTTGGATCCGCAACCGTCGCCAGATTAA